tgagactaattgtatgtatatgctatgattacatttgtatgtgtatgatatgctaaagattattgtataaagcctattcaaatacaaaacaaatacaaaacaaatatgcaggaaaaaaactaataaataaattagtagtagcgaggggggaaatttagcagtagcgccgcattgtcagtagcgcgtcccagcaaacagcgctgcagataatatcagtagcgctctttcccaaagagcgctacagctattcatgtatagcagtagcgtgggacaaccggcgctactgctatacgttagctgtagcgccttattagtagcgccggtgcccgcgctaccgagaggcccaaaaccctcgctgtTGGTAGGCTTTTCCCTAATAGTGTCCTGGATTTTGAAATGTGTTGtaaacatattttgaaatgtcTTAAAATTCCGACAAAATGATTCTCGCATACATCTCGACATTCTACTTGTATACAAACTCGTTTCGTGGAGAACCGGTAACCTTTGTGTCacatgcaaaaaagacaaatttagtGTTAAAAAAGGCTTTTCATGAGacatttttttgtcttttttacaTGGGGTGTATAAAATATTATCTTTTTCACGAAACTTTGCATGTGCACATGGAATGTTGAGATGTGCGTGTCAAATttgtgttttattttattttttgacattttgaaATATATTTTTCGATGGCAGGAGCATATGCTACCATGTACCAAAGTGTATTTCCGGTTGTAGATTAAACTAAAGCATGAGTTGAGGGTTGAAATGTGCACTTCTCTCCTTGTTTTTTTTAGTAGTTTGGATTGTTTGCCACATGTGTCACATGGTTCTCTTCTTGTTTTTCATAGTAGTATTTTAGCATTCTTGGTTTCAACTAGTAGTttatccccgcaaaaaaaaaactagTGATAGTTTGGCTATTTCTCATAAACAAACGTACAaatgcgaatcaacctgtggttaagttggttaggtggacagtggtattctcaacccatcagggttcaaatcctagtgctcgcattattcctggatttatttcaggatttccggcgatacgctttcagtgggaggagacgttcccgtcgacgacgaggcacctacggtgacttcgtaaatctcaagatgatatgccggctcagtctctcggaggtgctcataggggtagggtgtgggtgtgtgcgttcataggggtgagtgtatgcgcgtgtatatgagcgcttgtgtctgtactgatgctaaaaaaaaacgTACAAATGAGTAGTCTGTATAATTCCATCCTATGTATTCCTCCTCTCCACTGTCTGCATGCAAGTCCGTTGGCAATAATAGCATTGACGACGATCAGCTCTCCATCTCAACGACAATCTTGCCAGTGGCATGGCCATCGATACTGCTCTGCCACGCCTTGCCTGCGTCACTCAACAGGAACCTCGAGTCGATCACCGTCTTCAGCTTGCCTTCCTCGAGCAACCCGACCAAGAACTCCAGGTCTGCCTTGTTGAGGGACAGGAGAAGCTGGGGCACGAGGCGCTTCTTGGAGAATGTCACCCTGTGCAGCACATATGTGAGGATGGCTGACAAGTTCGGGGTGATATCTATCACTCTCCCGGCGTCACTCAGCAACAGCTGGAAAGACGACCAGCTGACACCGACGGTGCAGTGAACCACGCCGTCGTACTTCCGGCCGAAGGGGCTCTGCAGGGTCGCTCCCTCTGGGGTCCTGTAGTCCATCACCTCGTCCGCGCCCAAGCTCTTCACAAGATCCATGTTGCGGGCGCCGCAGGTGGCGGTGACATGAAGGTTCGCCAGCTTCGCAAGCTGCACCGCGTACAGGCCTACACCACCGGAGGCAGCGGTGATCAACACATTCAGAGGCTTGCCGGTGCCGTCAAACTTGGCCCCAATGGACCTCAGCGCCTGGAGCGCAGTGCCTGCAGCAATGGGAAGGCCAGCACCCTCAGCTGCAGAAACCTTAGCTGGCCTTTTGACAGTCAGGTTTGCGGGTGCTACCGCGTACTCTGCAAGTCCACCTCCATTCTGTAATAGCGAAAACATTGTCACATTAATGAGCTTACGGCGATATTTTTTTAAATGAAAAGGATTGTTCTTAAACCTTCTTCTTTCTAAGCGTGAAGATGAAAAACATGGAAAGACGTTGTCATGAGTGAAGTTCACTTACAAGAGAGTTCAACTTGGCGACAACTTGATCACCCGCTGTGAGACCATTCACTCCAGGACCAACATCAACAATTACTCCTGCGACATCAGTCACTGCAGGAAAAGGAGCAGTAGAGATGCAGCTATTACCACATTGTTCGATGAACCGAGTAACATGCGTGCGCACACACATGTGTTATCTTTATCACAACGAAACGGTAAGAAACACTCTAGATAGTTGTTAAAGTGAAGAACCAAATAACATAGTAAGGCCCTGCTTGAAACGCGGGATATGGAAAATACAGGAATAGGAAAGAAAATCACGtgcaaaagataagaattgaaaacaTAGGAAAAACTGCACGTATGCTATTTGGAATGGAGGAATTGGGACATCACAGGAATCCTAATAGCACAGTCAAACACAGCCTTAAGCCCGACCTGTCAGTGAATCTTGCCCACAACTACCATGTACGTGTAACCCCGCAAAAAAAACCTACCATGTACGTGTAGCCAAAGAACATCCTGCAATCACCCTTTCTCCACCACACGTTCTTTCTTACCCCAACCTCATCTTCTCCATGCACGGTTCCTTCTTTTCTCTCTCTGCTAGCTTTTCGTTCAAAATGGCTAGCATCCACACAGTGACACTATGACTCAGGATAGTTACCTGGAATAAAAGGCAGTCTACGAGGCAGCAGAGGCCGCAGGTCCCCTTTCTGTATCTTCCAGTCAAGTGGATTCACGGTTGCAGCTTGTAGTTTCAACAGGACCTCATTCTTCTTTGCTGAAGGGACGGGGACTTCTACATGCTGCAGCTTAGAGAGATTTCAGAATCACATGGTTATAAGTTTTACTGGTTTATCTTCATGAAAGAAAGAAATCTTGATGTTtactgtttttctttcttttcaaaAAACAAATTCCTTTGACTTGTTTGTTAAGCGGCAAAAGTGTCAAGATGTCAGGCAAATCTCTCTACGCTAAAATAGGGTTCTTGTGAAAAGAATCTCTGTCAACCGATTGACTCACAATCAGTGCTCACACAACTGACTTGCTACGATAAAGGATttccccccgctttatatataaagcaccacaACCAGCATACAACGGGCCATACAACAAAGCAAAAGAAAAAGAGTAGAACGGTAAAGATACAAGACACCGGAAGGACCACTAAGTCGGCAAACCCGATCCTAACTACGACACGACTAGGACAGGGCGGAACCCGCGGTCGGAGGAGGCCACGCATCCTTAACTCCGCCGAGGCCAACCAACGTCGAACCACAAGCCGTCTCTACCTCCGAAGAAGGCCTCTGCCCCCTCACCCCGGACCGTAGGGCACAACACCGTCGGCGGGTAAAGCCGCTCACCCGAGCGGAAGGCCGGGCCAACAGGATGCCGGGGAGAGAACTGCAATCACGGCCACCTCACCTCGCACCGCCACAACCCATACTTCATCACCGCCGCAACCCGAATCAACGTCGACCGAAAGCAGCCAAGCAGGAACACCACTGGGGAAGACAACCCTCCACCAGCGAAGCCTCGACCACCCATCCGCCGACCAAAggtggcgccttcaagaaggacaaCGACGCCAGAGCGCCATCACCACCCAACCGGAGAGTTTGGGCTTTCGCCCAGGTCGCGGAGGAAGAGGGTGGAGGACAGACCTCGATGGCGCCCCAACAGGAGACGCCGGAGCGCCGGCGGCACCGTGGACGCAGCCGCGGACCAAGGGTTTCCCCCAGTCCAAACCCACCAACCCTCCATCCCCAACCAGCCACGAGCACCAGGCACACGGATGCCCGCCTCGCAGACCGGCGAGGCAAGAAGAAGTGCAGGGGAGGAGGTCGTCGCCATCAGATCCGCTCCAAGGGGCCAACGGGGAGACCCCGGAGCCAGCTCCGTGCCCGCCGCCAGCCCGCCGCCCACGCAGCCAGACATGGCGGCCTTCCGCATCAGCCCCGGCCACCCACCGTAGGGGAGCCGATGCGCCACTCGGCAGCGGCAGCCGCCACAGATCCGGCGCGGCACGAGCAGGAGCCCCCGCCCGCACCCGCGCAAGCACCGCCACCACAGGGCCCTCCGCACAGCCGCCAAGCGTCAGTCCCGCCGCCCCCCGCTCGCCGTCGCGCCCTCTGCCAGCGCTGCGCCACTACCTGTCCTCGCCGGCCCGTGCCAGCCCTCAACAAAGCAGGGGAAGAAactccccgccgccgccgaagcaAAAGGGCGCCGCCCCTCCGCGCGGGcctgcggcggcgaggggagggagggtgggaggggCCGGAggttggcggctagggtttcccctccgcgTCGCTCGCGGGAGCGACCGGAACTAACTTGCTCATCTCAATATTTGGATTTAGAGGTGCTGACTTAGGCGTCAGAAGTTGAGGCCATAAGAACCGTCTCCAATGCTTTTCCAAGCATCCAACTCAGGCATGATCCCTCTTATCTTCTCTTTTCACGTGAGAAGTAAGAGTATAAAATAGTTCTTAGCCGTTGATCCCATTAATTAATGGATTGATTAACTTTTATCTTCTTACCTTACATGTAAAAAAAGAAAGTAAGAGGGACCATGTTAAAATTTGTTAAGTTTTAAATAATAAATTTCTGACTGGCTCACAAATCAGCACTCACCGAATATTTTGAGGATCCAGGAGTTCATGATCACAATACAAAAACTACTACTCTCTACGTCCAAAAATAAATATCTTAACTTtgttagtacaaagttgtattaaACTTAAAATACTTATTTTAGACTAAGGGGTATTATTCAGTGCTTTTTCCGAGCACCCAACACCAGGTATGCGCAATCTATTTAACTAATTTCACTGTAACATCTTAACTAGTCCTAAAGCCGAGGATGCAAGAGAAAGAGAGAATATATCTGAGTTAATTACATACAAGTATCATAATTGGGACAGTGCTAGTGGAGTGGTACCACTTTCCGTAATTTTTGCAAGTCAGTTTCAAGCCTAAGGCGCGCGGCTACAGATCGATCTAAACTACATGTAAACACGTATTGACAGTGAAACTGGCCGGTGGGGCCTGTCTACCAGGGGCCCATGTGGCATGttattttgcagaaaacccccttgcTTTATACTTAATCACACAAATGTCCCTCATGTGCCGAAAAAGACAAAAACAACACGGCCGTGCCAGGATTCAAACTCGAGACAAACCGAATGAAACGCGCGAGCTAACAAGTAAGCCAACAGGCATGATTGCAAAATGGAAGCCAATGTATACTAAAATAATAGAAGCCTGTATTTAGATATAGGCATGTCGCTATTAGCATAAACCAACAAGCTAGACAAGCTAGACTTGTACCGTCGACCTTTCAAAGTCAACATTTTGGTGTTCAGATCAATCTTTCTGTCCACATGATTAATCTTTGACAAAGTGCTGCTCTTCCGTTCTGTTACATATTATAAGAATACAGTGCAATTTTCAATACTAACATGGCATTGTTCTTCTTTTGATTGCTAATATGTCGTCCATACCACCATGGAGGCCTCGGCGTTCTCAACACGGTCAAATTCGCGCGCGCCCTTCATCTACGTTGGTTATGGTTTAAATGGATGGAGCCGTCCAAGATGCGGTTTGACATGAACAACCCTTGCGATGAAGAGGACCGTGATTTCTTTTATGCCTCCACTACTATCACTGTTGGGAACGGGTCCAAGAACTCTTTTTGGGAGGCGCCTTCGGTGCATGGCAGGAAGCCTATTGATGTTGCGCCTCTCATCCACGAGGCTTCCACAAGAAAAAACTGGAAAGTAAGAGACGCTCTCAAGGAAGGATTCTGGATCAACAAAATCAAGATGACTGCCAACTTTTCTAAGACACGCATTTGTCAATTTGTTGAACTTTGGCTTCTAATCTCATATTTCCCTCTTGAGGAGCAAGCAGAGGATGAGATTACTTGGAAGCACGCCAGGAATGGTCAATACTCGTCCGCAACGGCTTACTCCGTGCAATTTCTAGGAAAGGTCCACTCTCCTATGGATCACACGGTTTGGAAGGCCTCAACACCACCCAAGGTGAAATTCTTCGCTTGGCTCGCCATAAGATCAAATCTGGACAGCCGATAAGTTGGCCCGTCATGGATGGCCAAATTGTCATCTCTGCCCCCTACGCAAAAGAGAACAAGAATATGGGCTTCACCTTTTCGTCAAATGTCGATTCACCCAGCGACTATGGAATTTGGTCAATGAGTGGCTACATTTAGAAGATCTGACACAACTACTTGGCACCTCGAGGACTCCATAAAGAAATAGTGGGCAAATGGATCAAGCAAGAGCACCCCTGACCGGAAAGTCATGGCCTCCCTCACCATGCTAATGGGATGGACCATTTGGAACGAATGGAATGCACGGGTCTTTCGACAAAAGAGTATGCCTCCAACAATTTTGCTCAACAACATCAAGAGTGAAGCCATCTTTTGGGTAACCGCCGGGCGAAGAAATTGGGCAACATCATACCGGGAGAGtaacactttttttttgttttccaggtGTAATTCAAACTCTATTCTCCCTTAATAAATAtatgaggcaaaacttttgccttGGTTTAAAAAAAAAGAATTCTCCACCAAGGGAGAGGCCTAGGAAACAACCAACATAGactctactaggagtactagctaaTCAAATAGGCAGTGAATCAGCCATATCATCCTTAGCACCAACCTCGATCGCCAACCAGAATACAAAGCAAACTCACAAGCTTCCTTAGCACCAACCTCGATCGCCGACCAGAATACAAAGCAAACTCACAAGCTTCGGCCCTCTTCCCCCGCTATCCCAAATAAAATGAACACGTACAGAACTGCGGATCCGGTAACTCTTAATTACCTTGAGGCTGGCGGCGCCTCCGCCGCAGGCGTCATAAAGCACGGCCCGCATCTTCGCTGGCGTCGTCGTTGGGGTGGTCATGGACAAAGAAGATGGCCAAGAAGCATCGTGAGGGCTGTTTGTGTGTGCTAGCTGATACGGTGGGTTGTTGGTCGGCTCTCTATATGAATTTTGATTTTGCTAACCACATGTCCCGTGCAGTAGTTGGTTGGCTCTCTAGTTCTTATAATGGGGTGCACGTACGGCCTGTGTGTAGATTCCTCGCGTCCGCGTGTGTGTATATAGATCTATATATACACACGCGGACTCGAGGAAGTCTGGGTCTTAACTTTGGGAAATGTTTTACGTTGGCGCGCCGGTCAAACGCTGGGCTGGTCGCACCGCTCGATCGCTCGCGCAGCCCTCGCTGCTAGGCTACTTGCGCGCCACGTGACCGCTCAACCTTATCCTTTTCCATTGTTGTTGACCGCTCAACCTCTCTCCTTTCGCGAGACGCTTCTCTTCCACGGATATGGTTAAAAAGTCTGAACGTTTGACTACAAAGCATTAAACAATTTATTATGTGATCAGTTTACCAATTTCAGGAACAGGTGACGCAAAGGAAATGATTGCACGCGTACTGTCCTCtgtccttgccggatcaggagaaggtCGTACGTATCACGATGCTCTGGGTATGGTGGGATACTAGGAGCAAATGCAACGCTGGGGAACCAAGGAGAAATGCTACTTCGGTTGTTGAAACTTGAAAGGGTGAGATCTAATGTTGAGTATTTCAAACTGTTTTTTGGGAGGGGCAATCAGCGAAAGAACAGTACTGAAAAATGGCAACCTCCCAGCCATGGTCCATGGAGCTCTCAAGATTAATGTGGATGGAAGTATGAACCAGGAGAATGGGCACGGAGGATGGGGATTTGTCATCCGAGATGATCAAGGGGATCCAGTGAGATCTGCTGCTGGGTACATGAATGCAGTGCTTGATCCTCTCACTGCCGAAGCAACAGCGTGTCTCAAAAGCCTTCAAGCTGCGCAGGATTGGGGAATTGCAAAAGTTGAGGTGGAAACTGAGTCCATCATGCTGGTCCAAGCTCTGAACTCCAGTGAACATGATCCAGCGGCTAATGGAGTACTTTTTAGGGAGACCAAATCTTTTGCTAGTCTAAACTTTAAAAGTGAATTCGGGTTTTTACCCCCTATATTAGCATTTTTTACACTAATTATCCTATTTAGCGAGGTTTCATCCGTTTTACCCCATTTAGCTTATGCCACGATTTACCCTGTTTAACATTTTGCGAGTGTTTTGAACGGCAGTGGTCCCAATTGTCAGGTGCAGCTACATCGACGGTTTTTGCCCGCATAGTTTTCTTTCTGCTGAACCGGTCCTCGCAGCTTCTCTCGACCGGGCCGGCCCGATGGAGGTCGCTTGCGTCGCATCCAACGCACAACGCCTGAGTCGGCTGCATGCCACACTCACCCCCAATTGATTGCATCGCCCGTCTAGGCTTCTAACTGCACGAACCTAGGATTAGGGATTGCGGGGCAGCGGTGGCGGCAACGGCAACGGCGGCGCGATTTCATATCTCCTCGAACAGCTTTGTATGACCGCAACATCAAGGCAAAAAATGACCCAGTAGAATCCGACTCCATTAAGCTCGCTGATGTCGGTGTGGGCGCATCCATGTACGTGATCCCATTAGGTTGTGCTCAATTGCTCTCCTACTTTAGCGACATAGTAGGGACCTCATCAGGCTGTGCTCAGTTGATGGCGGGTCTACGGCG
This portion of the Triticum dicoccoides isolate Atlit2015 ecotype Zavitan chromosome 7A, WEW_v2.0, whole genome shotgun sequence genome encodes:
- the LOC119331386 gene encoding chloroplast envelope quinone oxidoreductase homolog translates to MTTPTTTPAKMRAVLYDACGGGAASLKHVEVPVPSAKKNEVLLKLQAATVNPLDWKIQKGDLRPLLPRRLPFIPVTDVAGVIVDVGPGVNGLTAGDQVVAKLNSLNGGGLAEYAVAPANLTVKRPAKVSAAEGAGLPIAAGTALQALRSIGAKFDGTGKPLNVLITAASGGVGLYAVQLAKLANLHVTATCGARNMDLVKSLGADEVMDYRTPEGATLQSPFGRKYDGVVHCTVGVSWSSFQLLLSDAGRVIDITPNLSAILTYVLHRVTFSKKRLVPQLLLSLNKADLEFLVGLLEEGKLKTVIDSRFLLSDAGKAWQSSIDGHATGKIVVEMES